The DNA sequence AGTGCCCACTGCTCGGACACATGAGTCACAAAATATTCGTTTAACGTCTCAGTATACAAAGAATAGCTCTGAGTCCAGTTGACTGATGGAAAATGTCTCTTCGTGGCAAGGGCCTTATCCAATGCCCAGAAACACCCGGAGAGTCGCAAGCCGGCCTGGGTTACGGGTTCCGAGAAATCGCCTCCAGGAGGCGAAATTGCATTGATCACCGATATAGACCCCGTGCGCTTTGGGTTCCCTAGAGCAACCACGTTTCCCGATCGTTCGTAGTAGCGAGCAAGCCTTGAGGCAAGATATGCAGGGTATCCCTCTTCTCCAGGCATCTCTTCCAATCGCCCTGAAATTTCCCGAAGCGCCTCGGCCCATCTGCTGATGGAATCGGCAATTATTGCCACGTCATATCCCATGTCCCTATAATATTCTGCTATGGTCATGCCCAGATATATGCTGGCTTCCCTTGCAGCTACGGGCATATTGGAGGTGTTGGCGATGAGTATCATCCTATCCATTAGGGGAGCATCTTTTCGAACGTCCTTTAACTTGGGAAATTCCTCTAGGACTTCCGTCATCTCATTTCCTCTTTCTCCGCAACCTATGTAGATTACGATGTCAGCGTTAGCCCACCTCGCGATCGATTGTTGGGTTACCGTCTTGCCCGTTCCAAACCCTCCTGGTATAACCGCAGTACCACCTAAAGCCAAGGGATAGAATACATCCAACACACGTGTGCCAGTTATGAGGGGCCTATCTAAGTCTAGCTTTTTTTCGACGTTCCTCGGTACCCTCACGTTCCACTTTTGATGTAATTTGATAGCCTGTCCATCTATCTCGCATACGACGTCGTCGCTGGAGTAATTGCCTGCAGGCGCTATCCACGTCATCTCGCATTTACCGGCACCGATTTTCAATGGAACCATTATCCTGTGAGAGAAGCTTTTCTCAGTCACCTCTCCCAATATATCCCCAGGCCCAACGCGATCCCCCTTATTTAAACAGGGCTCAAATGACCAGCTTTCTCCTCCAATAGCATCCCTATGCGTTCCCTTCGATATGTATGGAGATGATTCCCCAAGCTTTCCCAAGGGCCTTCCTATGCCGTCAAGCACCTGTCCCAGCAACCCCGGACCTAGCTTAATAGATAAAAGCTCTCCAGTAAATATCACCCGATCTCCAATCCGTAAGCCTGTCGTGTCCTCGTAAACCTGGATGTCAGCGAAATTTTTCCTTACCCTCACGACTTCCCCTAGCAAACCTTCGTTGCCCACATACGCGACCTCGTATATCGATGTATTGACAGGACATGATGACGTCACGACTGAGCCCGAAATACCTTTTATTTGGCCTTTGTCGTCATACAAGCGTATCTTCTCCTTCATGAAGCAATGTGGGAAATTTGACCCAAGCGGGACTGATGGAACGTTCGGCTAACAACCTAAGCCTTAAGGGCATCTTAAAAAACCAATTTTCTTCCGTTATTATTACGGCTACATCCTGGCTGTTAATCTCCCTCCAATGTTTATGCACGTCGTTTGGATCATCACACACTATTATCTTGAATCCAAATAGCCTCCAAAGGTCAGTAAATATCTCCCGACCTAGGGCAATAACTTCCTTTTCATTATCGATCTCCATGGAATTGCCTCCCAGCAATCACTTAGTAGGGATCAACCTTCCTATGATTTTATCCGGGTTCAATCTGAAGGCAGTACCTATAGCAATGATGTTCAAGTTACTCCATTCTGCCAGGGCCTTTGCAATGTATCCGAAAGGCACCTCAAAGCCTAAGGGGTCCTTGCGAAATAAGGAGATCTGCCACCTCCAAAATTCCCTTTGGATATGCCATTGGAATTCCATTGTAGAGTTAAATGTTTTTGTTCTAACGGCTTTGTACCACGGAGTCCATCGAATAACGTCAGTTATGACCTTGGCGTTAGATAAATCCTTAGGATTGATCCATGCTCCCCCCGGAAGGTAATCCGCAGAGGATCTGCTTTCTTCTGCCCCTATCCTTTGTTTAAGCCATAAGTTTAGATTCCATAGGTCGACTAGCCTTCCGAGATATTCCTTGACTATGGCACCATTTTTATTGGGAAACTTTGAGATTGATGTTTCGTAATATCCGATGTAGTTTAATATCAACTCTCGCTCAGCCAAAATAAGGTTTTTAGACGTTTGCAAAACTGCCAAGGCACTATCCAATATAGCTCCCCGTGGATTGCCAAAAAGATAGATGCGTTCCCTGGCCATAGTAATGCTATCAGACTCCCATAAATTCTTGAAAAATTTCCTTGGAAGATCACCGTAGAGGTGCCAAAGATATTCTTGCTCCTGATGGGAGCCTTTGCTCGCAAACCTTCGAAGGATAATGCGAAAGTTGTGCAGATCAGCCTGACTTAAAACAACGGACATCAGTTCATGCGGTTCGCCCTGGGCCTTCAAATGAGCCGATCTTAAACGCCTTGTGATCTCAAACATGATTGCAAGCTCGATCTTGCGCAATGGAGAGGACAAAGAAGATAACAATTGCGAGCGATAGCTCTCGCTATATCGTCCCTCCAGAAATTCAGATTTCAAGGACTCAAAACCGCCGCGAGCAAGCGAGGAAAGCTCTTCCCATGTATAAAATCTGGCCGCCCTGGCTCTTAGGGCGGCGCATAGGTAACTGTAATTTTCTTCATGACCTCTCAATCTTTTCCATAAGCGGAGACATAATGGCTCCGATCCTTTGAAGGATGATCGGCGAGAGTCTTTCAAACCTTCCCCTAACAGTATTTTCGACAACTTTTTCCTCCTCTTCGTCCGTGACCACAGGTCCTCCCCACTGGTCATCCCTTTCGGCAATGGCAAGCCTGAAACCCACTGGCAAACTGGCCAGAAGCTTCTCCTCCTCTGGCAAAAGCCAAATTGTGCCACATTCGCAGGATAAAACTTCCAGGGCCTCTTCGAGAAGCTTGTCTAGCATAAAGCTATAGTTCGCTGAATTTGCTCTGGCGTTAAGGGTGATTTTTTCAGCCATTTCCCTAGCTTCGCAAAAAACTTCATTTGCAGCATTTGCAATAGCATCCTTGCCTGCTTTTACAGCTTTCATTTTGATCAAATCCAAGCGTTCCCGGAGTTGCTCTAAACGATGTCCTTTAATTTCTTCAGCTTTCTTCTCAAACTCTAAAGCCTTGGATGCAGCGATTTCGGCCAGCTCTTCCTCAATTTTCTGCTCGTATTCCTTTATGCGCTTTTCATACTCATCTTTTAAAAAGTTCTTGAAATTGATAAGATCTTGCGAGACCATGAATGATCACTCTATAAGATAAGCATAATAGCAACGACAAAACCTAATATTACCATAGTCTCAGGTATTGCCTCAAGTATTATCATGATTGCAGCGGTTTCCGGTTTTTCGGCGACCGTAGCAGCGCCTGCACTTCCTATTTTTGCCTGAGCGTAAGCCGTGGCTAAAGCCGGAATGCCAACTGCCAGGGCTGCAGCCAATCCTAATAAGGCCTTTTCCAAGCGGTTTCCCTCCTTCGCCTGAACGGTTTATAGTTGTTTCCTTTCCCCTCATAGAATTTGCCAAAAAACTCCACGTAATGTAAGCGAGCAGAGTGCAATGCAGATCCCACTATGGCTATTATCAAATTAAGCAGGTGTATTAAAAGGGCAAGCGCTATCCCAAAAAAGGATACTCCGAGTACGTCTACAAACTTTGTGGCGACCATGGCAAGTATTGCCGACGACAAGCCTATCGCTGCTATGCGGATGTAGCTTAATATGTTTCCAATGGACCCTATCGTCTCGACTAATCCCGTAAGACCTCCTCCTCTTACCAGAAAAGCCAACCCAAACACTAATAATCCGAGCGCCGGCCACAAAAGATCAATTTGGATGATTTTAGCCCGATCCGCCACGAAAGCGATGATGCCCAGTATCATGAAAATCGTCCCAACTCGTTCGTATATATGACGTTTGTTGTTGCTCTTTAACCCTTCGTATGCCCCCAATATCAACCCCAATGTCACGTGCGTGAAGCCCAAGGCAACCGCAAAGGCCATCACGGGAATAACCCCTTGCGTCCTTTCAACCCATACCGGCCGCAGATGCAACAGCCTGTGACCTAGGTCGCCAAAGAATTCGCCGTATAAAAAACCCCACAAGATACTCAATATGGAAACATTTATCAGTATCTGCGAGATATCACATAACAATCCGTTGTTTCCGCCATTTCTTCTCTTTGCCCAAATTCCGCAGAGCAAAAATATTATCCCATACCCTATATCGCCTATCATACACCCTGCGAACATAGGAAAAAATATGGCGATCAGCGCGGTCGGATCCACGCTTTTATATCCCGGCAGGGGAAGAAGCTTCAAAAAGACCTCAAACGGTCTTGCCCATTTGGGGTTTTCAAGCAAGACGGGGACCTTATCCCATTCTTCAGGCTGTGGAGGCCTCCATGTGATCAAGATGCGATCTTTAAAACGTTCCTTTAGAGACGAGATGACCTCGTCCAGGTTGGAGCGAGGAACCCAAGCATTTAAAGTGAAATATTCCCCTCCTTTTATTAGTTTTTTCTCTAATGCTAGGGATTCAAGCCTTTCGTCCATCAGTATGTAGAGGGCCGCCAATCGGGGTCCCCACTCTTTTCTTGTTTCCTCAAGCGCTTCATTTGCCTCAGCCAACTTCTTGGGAAGCCATTTCAATTCCATTTGCGTCTTATGCGGCGACTCTACCGCCAAACCATCCATGGCTATACCAAACGTTTTATAAGGTATACCTCCCAAATCTTTCAGGACCTCTATTAGGGTTGGCTCTATATCAGGGTTGGTGCTCAAGGCAACTAAAGAAAGATTTTCGCCCTGCGGAAGAGTCTTATGATTGAAAAAAGGTCGTTGGCCCACAGGGGTGACTGAACGGACCTTTTCTTTCAAGATCTGCAACAAACCATTAAGCCTG is a window from the Acetomicrobium flavidum genome containing:
- a CDS encoding V-type ATPase subunit, giving the protein MRGHEENYSYLCAALRARAARFYTWEELSSLARGGFESLKSEFLEGRYSESYRSQLLSSLSSPLRKIELAIMFEITRRLRSAHLKAQGEPHELMSVVLSQADLHNFRIILRRFASKGSHQEQEYLWHLYGDLPRKFFKNLWESDSITMARERIYLFGNPRGAILDSALAVLQTSKNLILAERELILNYIGYYETSISKFPNKNGAIVKEYLGRLVDLWNLNLWLKQRIGAEESRSSADYLPGGAWINPKDLSNAKVITDVIRWTPWYKAVRTKTFNSTMEFQWHIQREFWRWQISLFRKDPLGFEVPFGYIAKALAEWSNLNIIAIGTAFRLNPDKIIGRLIPTK
- a CDS encoding V-type ATP synthase subunit I gives rise to the protein MIAEMVNLRMLGLKSDIKELIEHIRDLGILHIVEENNDYPPGAVKGPVIEKMRFLRAGLLGLLEDLNWKDWDNLDWESIEYLRKVVPIDDIASLEDIENSLVKFKKRLEEIKDEIKALEESAIVLKQVHHLAVYFHPFVTSERSKGNAVSLWLIESNRLNGLLQILKEKVRSVTPVGQRPFFNHKTLPQGENLSLVALSTNPDIEPTLIEVLKDLGGIPYKTFGIAMDGLAVESPHKTQMELKWLPKKLAEANEALEETRKEWGPRLAALYILMDERLESLALEKKLIKGGEYFTLNAWVPRSNLDEVISSLKERFKDRILITWRPPQPEEWDKVPVLLENPKWARPFEVFLKLLPLPGYKSVDPTALIAIFFPMFAGCMIGDIGYGIIFLLCGIWAKRRNGGNNGLLCDISQILINVSILSILWGFLYGEFFGDLGHRLLHLRPVWVERTQGVIPVMAFAVALGFTHVTLGLILGAYEGLKSNNKRHIYERVGTIFMILGIIAFVADRAKIIQIDLLWPALGLLVFGLAFLVRGGGLTGLVETIGSIGNILSYIRIAAIGLSSAILAMVATKFVDVLGVSFFGIALALLIHLLNLIIAIVGSALHSARLHYVEFFGKFYEGKGNNYKPFRRRRETAWKRPY
- a CDS encoding V-type ATP synthase subunit A; amino-acid sequence: MYDDKGQIKGISGSVVTSSCPVNTSIYEVAYVGNEGLLGEVVRVRKNFADIQVYEDTTGLRIGDRVIFTGELLSIKLGPGLLGQVLDGIGRPLGKLGESSPYISKGTHRDAIGGESWSFEPCLNKGDRVGPGDILGEVTEKSFSHRIMVPLKIGAGKCEMTWIAPAGNYSSDDVVCEIDGQAIKLHQKWNVRVPRNVEKKLDLDRPLITGTRVLDVFYPLALGGTAVIPGGFGTGKTVTQQSIARWANADIVIYIGCGERGNEMTEVLEEFPKLKDVRKDAPLMDRMILIANTSNMPVAAREASIYLGMTIAEYYRDMGYDVAIIADSISRWAEALREISGRLEEMPGEEGYPAYLASRLARYYERSGNVVALGNPKRTGSISVINAISPPGGDFSEPVTQAGLRLSGCFWALDKALATKRHFPSVNWTQSYSLYTETLNEYFVTHVSEQWALLREFALRALNEGKSLQEIVQVVGRDGLTEDEKWTLKLSELINIFYLQQNAFDVIDAYCDPDRQLAMLKTLKSLDDAVKDSLSKGALFEQIDSQQAFARDLMDLRLSKKEDYEDMSNSYIMRLRNDLSNLTAV
- a CDS encoding ATPase, translated to MEKALLGLAAALAVGIPALATAYAQAKIGSAGAATVAEKPETAAIMIILEAIPETMVILGFVVAIMLIL